AGACGGTCAATTATCAGCTTCGCACAGGACTATTTTCTGCATGTACGGTACAGTATATACTCTATATCTGTATCCCCACTTAGTGGACCAATCACAGTTTACagtcactaaaaaaaaaaaacccacgtaAATTCGGAAATCCCTACCAATTGCCCTGAAACAGTTGAATCGATCCTGGCCGAAGCGATGAATCACATATTTTGAAGCTGCTCCAGTATTATGTTGATTAGGCCCCCAATGACAAGTACCTGTTAAAAAAAGAATGCATGTTAATATTTGTATGTCTACATATAATGCTTTGGCACAGAACATTTAAAGACTTAGAACAATGGCATCATTGATAGTGTAACAATATCATTCACTCATTATGTGAGCACAAGCCTAATGCAgtattcaaaaaaataataaggaaagggttgattggcaacactaaattggccccagtgtgtgactgtgagtgtgactTTTGTCTTTGTTAGCCCTGGGAtgagctggtgacttgtccagggtgtacaccgccttctgcccgaatgcagctgagacaggctccaacaccccccgcgaacccgaaagagacaagcggtagaaaatggatcgatggaggGTAGTAGAGTACTACTGTAGTTATTGTCTCTCAGCAACAACTGTACTCTCTCTGACCAtttcaaagcacatttttttttatatcacattaCCTATATATTTGCAACTGTTGCATCACACATTTGAAAGGGTTCATACGCActgcttatgtaaaaaaaaagtatgcttTGAATGCCATGAGGAATACCTTTGCAGTGTATGTTGATGCGGGAGATTTAAGTGCAGAGACTCTCGCGAGTAACAGTAGTCTTTAGGGGCGTGTCGGTGGAGGGGGTGCAAACTCCCTCTCCTTCTTGCTGAATTCTTGGTCCTGTTTTGGCAGGAGGTGAACTGGAAGATCCAAAATTTAGATTACAACGTGCCTTTAAAATAATAactcaaacatttaaaaacatattcACCTGAGTATGAGTCCAGCTTTCTTTTTGAGCTCTTTATCTATTAGGTCGTTTCCTCTCAGATCCTCCAGAAGACCACAAAGTGCGCTCTTTGCCCTCCGTTCTCGATCTTTGGCATTTCTTTTCTCTCTTTCCAAACTTTCTACCTTGGCCAAAGCTGTGCTGAGTCTAGCTTTCATAGCAGCAGGACATGTGGGCAGTGCATAAGAGTGGTCCTAGTGGGGAGGAAAGATTTTCCTGTGTTATCACATCAATTAATTCTTTCATTGCTTTTGTAAAGTGCAGTCAACTGATCAGTAACCATAATTTCATCCATCTTCAAACCTATACCTCCCCccaacaaagtgtgtgtgtgtgtatgtcagaAATGCACATTCAAATACACTCGGGGTGTCAAACGCTATCACACAGGGGGAAGTCACGTTGTTTACTGTACTCTGTAAGTGTGTGTGCCGATTTTAAAGATAGAGGAGGTGTTATGTGCCAGTCATCTGTGGTTGCGTTTTCTCGCTTGGACAAAATGCACACGACAGCCAGAAGTGTTTTTATgtgggcacattttttttcaaacttgacTTGGTGTGAaagaaatgtgtttattttgacaaaaatagcTACGTTTGTGTTTGTTCGTTTCTgcttaaaaaattgtattttgtgACAGTCTGCGAATCCATAAATGCGTCATGACTCGTGAGCGAACTGAGCGGGGGTTTATAGGGGGAGAGATTGGTCAGTGCATGTTTTGGTCATAGAATATTTTTTTCAGGAATGGGAATTGAACagcaaaaaatatgattagtttattcagAATTAGATTCCAAACAagaaaaatgtaattgaaaaTCTATGCGTTTTTCTTTTTCAGCGTCAAAGGGCAATAACCACATTCAGAAAACGAATTAGATTTTCATTGTAATTTCTTACAGTAAAATTTCAAATGACCAGCAAGCAGAAATGAAATAACAAACCAGAgacacatttgttttttgttttttgctatttCAAgaaatttgtttattttatatatatatatatatatatatatatatatatatatatatatatatatatatatatatatataaaataaatatgtatatatagctagaattcactgaaaggcaagtatttcttatataccgtattttctgcactataaggcgcacctaaaaaccaaaaATTTTCTCATTTATAATCCGGGCGCCTCATATATGGACCAATTttgagccacaataagcggtataaatggatggatggagatctcgcaactacggtaagcagccgccaacttcattttcccccgtagaagtgTGCTTCTTCTGCtacgcttcttcttctacagccGCCAACCTTATTTTCTCCtgtagaagaagcgcgcggttcatgctgggatatatgactgcgggaggcgtgtcGTTTCTGTGTTTATTCTGATGattaaagaccccaaaatggctcctactaagaGACACGATTACGACGGAGAGTTTAAACGAATCAATGGTGCAGAAGTGGAGGAAGTAACAAGGGTGGATTGACAAAAGAACTCCAGCTGCTAGATATTGGTGTCAACAGGGCATTCAAAGCTAGACTATGAACTGCGTGGGAACAGTGGATGACAGAAAGCGAACACACGTTCACCAAGACAGGGAGACAGCGCCGGACGACATACGCCATTATCTGCCAGTGGATCGTAAATGCTTGGGCTGATATATCAGTCTCAACTGTGGTCCGAGATTTCAGGaaggcaggaattgtcactgaactgctagacaacagcagcgacactgactctatTAATGATGACTCTGACGAGACGTGTTGGATGCCGTATtagcccaactgtttgattcgaacactgaagaagaagaatttgagggattcgtggatgaggaatgacttaacaaagtgagctttacatatttattttgtgtgttgtgttgtgtgacattaacgtttgagcaacgttgagttattgatatattgttattggttTGCACTATTtcgttagcatactaatgttgcactcacgtttgatttaccgtaaccgTATATCATACATGTTATACCTtgctgttgttaaaagataaacgAAATACCACGTCACTGACTTTacctcggggaaaataataaaacagctgtttattcattttgggagtgcacggagttgtcagaacgctagtttgtaatctattaataaagtttgactgacctatctgactgttttgttgacattcccttcagcgcagctccatctaatcgATGCATAACATGACCACAGCCTCTACTGTTGCACCTATTCTAtgtgccttataatgcggtgcgccttatatgtgaacaaagtttttaaatagGTCATTCAttgaaagtgcgccttataatctggtgcgcatTATAGTacggaaatacggtacatatatatatatatatatatgaaatacatgacttggtgaattctagctgtaaatatactcctcccctcttaaccgcgCCCCCAaacccccatctcccgaaatcggaggtctcaaggtttgcaAGTATGTGAATATGATTATGTCTGAAAGGAGTGACATGTTGCTCACAGCTGTTTAGGGCTCTGTCAGACCCAGTACAGTACCCCATACTCACAAGACTGAGGTCATTTTGAGGTTCTGCCACTGCCACAGGAGGAGAACAATAAGCTGACGGGCTTGGAGATGTTGCTGTGTTTGCCTTTTTGGATGTCAAGCTTCTTCTGGTTGCTACTGGctgaaaaagaaaacaatcaCACCTAATAATAAATATGTGTACAGTAACACACAGCACATACTTGAACACAAAATTATTTTATATAACAGTATAGtgtaggaccaatttagtgttgtcaatcaacctatccccaggtggatgtctttggaggtgggaggaagccagagtacctggagggaacccacgcagtcacggggagaacttgtccagggtgtaccatccAGTATGAGGGTAGCATATCCAACCCATTTCACATTAAGCGCGGAGTCAAGCAAGGTTGCGACCTTGCTCCTACCCTTTTCGGTATCTTCTTTGCCCTGCTCATCAAACATGCTTTTGGGACTGCAACAGAAGGGGTATATCTACGTACAAGATCTGACGGCCGACTTTTCAACCTAGCCCGTCTTAAAGCAAGGACCAAAGTCCGTGAGACAACCATCCGGGACATGCTCTTTGCTGATGATGCCGCCGTCATTTCGCACACTGAACCAGAACTCCAgtgccttatggacagattctcccaggcctgcaaagactttgggctttgcatcagcctaaacaagaccaatgtgctcagtcaggaagtggacactccaccagccatcacaattgataagcaccaactcaaaatagtacaacaatttacttacctgggatccaccatcagtgacaatctgtcccttgatggtgagatcaacaaacgtatcggcaaagctgccacaaccctagggcgcctcacaacccgcgtctgggagaacctgaagctgacaactcctaccaagatggcagtgtacaacgcctgcattgtcagcactcttctctacggcagcgaaacatggacaacatactccaaacaggagcgcaaactgaacaccttccacatgcgctgccttcgccgcatcctcggcatccattggagtgacaaggtgacgaatgcccaagtcctccaacgcgctggtcttcctaccatgttcacgctgctcagacaacgcaggctgcgttggctcggccacgtgtgccgtatggaggatggacgtatcccaaaggacatcctgtatggcgaacttgcctctggcaagagatctgttggccggccgaaactgcgcttcaaagatatctgcaagcgggacatgaaagccctggacataaacactgaacattgggaaGATGTAGCGGCTGACCGCAGCAAATGGCACAGtgtccttcacaaacagctgaagactggcgaggaaaagatccatgccacagccaatgaaaaaagaaccaagcggaagacaagcactcctgcagttgcgccttccagctacatctgcagtaaatgcggccgtgtttgcctctcccacatcggactcatcagccacagcaggcgttgtcgctgagtttaaacttgacctctggactggcgcagtatccatagtcgttacgactgacggaggcctttgatagtgtaggaccaatttagtgttgtcaatcaacctatccccaggtggatgtctttggaggtgggaggaagccagagtacccggagggaacccacgcagtcacggggagaacttgtccagggtgtaccccgcctacagctgagatgggctccaccacccccgcccccccaaaaggaacaagcggtagaaatggatgggtggagTATAGTGTAGTTTTAGTGGTGTACCTACTCTTTGTAGATGTGTTGGAAAGTTGAAGACAGATGGAATAACTCCATCCCTGATTCGAACAGTTTGACCCGTCCTGTCGAAGTCCTCCTTTCTGAAGTGCTGACTACAGAGTCTGGTTGACGGACTGGCCATGAACGCCTCTCTTCGCAGGGCTGATTCCCACCGCTTCCTCGATTTGATATCAGTAGGAAACCTTCAAATGCGCGaaacgttactaaaacagccATCACAAATATCCACAGTTTAGTAGAATAGGACTTACTTCTTATACAATGTTATTTTCGATTCACTGCTGTTGTTATTTAATCCGAAAATACAGTACTTCgctattgttgttgtttgggACTGGCTTAACATTATCCTCAATTCCATCCACTGTATTTGTCATGCTAATGTCATATGTACTTAACATAACAGAAACTATTTCTCCTACCTGTGAAAAGTAATCCCACGCAATTTGTTTTCGGCAGTTTGTCGATTTTTACAACAATAAGCAGGGCAGTGATAAGGCATGTTTACTGATATCTTAAAGAATGACTGCCGCAAAATGGCGGACAGTTAGACGCATGAACAGGCCCATAGATATCTTACATGAATAGATGCTGCATTGGATCCTCGGGCACaagaaattcggccgccatcttgaacagGTCTACTCCTCTTTGAGCAGCAGAAAGAACAAGGACAAACACGATGGCGCAGTATTGTGCTGAATATTCTTGCACAAATTGGCAGACGGTGGAAAACAAGTCActggggattacttttcacaaataGTGAACATTACTATTCtattggatccatccatccatccatcttccgcttatccgaggtcgggtcgcgggggcagcagcctaagcagggaaacccagacttccctctccccagccacttcgtctagctcttcccgggggatcccgaggcgttcccaggccagccgggagacatagtcttcccaacgtgtcctgggtcttccccgtggcctcctaccggttggacgtgccctaaacacctccctagggaggcgttcgggtggcatcctgaccagatgcccgaaccacttcatctggctcctctcgatgtgaaggagcagcggctttactttgagttcctcccggatggcagaccttctcaccctatctctaagggagagccccgccacacggcggaggaaactcatttcggccgcttgtacccgtgatcttatcctttcggtcatgacccaaagctcatgaccataggtgaggatgggaacgtagatcgaccggtaaattgagagctttgccttccggctcagctccttcttcaccacaacggatcggtaaaacgtccgcattactgaagacgccgcaccgatccgcctgtcgatctcacgatccactcttccctcactcgtgaacaagactcctaggtatttgaactcctccacttggggcagggtctcctccccaacccggagatggcattccacccttttccgggcgagaaccattgactcggacttggaggtgctgattc
The window above is part of the Nerophis ophidion isolate RoL-2023_Sa linkage group LG04, RoL_Noph_v1.0, whole genome shotgun sequence genome. Proteins encoded here:
- the LOC133551340 gene encoding THAP domain-containing protein 6-like isoform X1, producing the protein MELRIMLSQSQTTTIAKYCIFGLNNNSSESKITLYKKFPTDIKSRKRWESALRREAFMASPSTRLCSQHFRKEDFDRTGQTVRIRDGVIPSVFNFPTHLQRPVATRRSLTSKKANTATSPSPSAYCSPPVAVAEPQNDLSLDHSYALPTCPAAMKARLSTALAKVESLEREKRNAKDRERRAKSALCGLLEDLRGNDLIDKELKKKAGLILSSPPAKTGPRIQQEGEGVCTPSTDTPLKTTVTRESLCT
- the LOC133551340 gene encoding THAP domain-containing protein 6-like isoform X3, which codes for MAAEFLVPEDPMQHLFMFPTDIKSRKRWESALRREAFMASPSTRLCSQHFRKEDFDRTGQTVRIRDGVIPSVFNFPTHLQRPVATRRSLTSKKANTATSPSPSAYCSPPVAVAEPQNDLSLDHSYALPTCPAAMKARLSTALAKVESLEREKRNAKDRERRAKSALCGLLEDLRGNDLIDKELKKKAGLILSSPPAKTGPRIQQEGEGVCTPSTDTPLKTTVTRESLCT
- the LOC133551340 gene encoding THAP domain-containing protein 6-like isoform X2, encoding MPYHCPAYCCKNRQTAENKLRGITFHRFPTDIKSRKRWESALRREAFMASPSTRLCSQHFRKEDFDRTGQTVRIRDGVIPSVFNFPTHLQRPVATRRSLTSKKANTATSPSPSAYCSPPVAVAEPQNDLSLDHSYALPTCPAAMKARLSTALAKVESLEREKRNAKDRERRAKSALCGLLEDLRGNDLIDKELKKKAGLILSSPPAKTGPRIQQEGEGVCTPSTDTPLKTTVTRESLCT